ACCCTGGCTTCGACGAGGCGGGCCAGGTGGGCGTCGAAGGCGGGGCCTGGCTGCTCGGGCATCGGTGCGTCGGCGAGCTCGTAGGCGCCCTGGCGTGAGCCGGCCAGCTCGGTCTCCAGCGCGCCGGCCGTCTCCGTGGTGGTGTGGTCGCGCCGCTGGGCAGCGGCCTCGGCGAGGAGCCGGCAGCTGGTGCCGGCGACGCCCAGGGCGGCTGGGCTCGGCTGCGACGTGGTGACCCGGTCCTCACGACGCCAGGTCTCCAGCGGCTCGACCAGCAACACCTCCTCGTCGGGGACGAACAGGTCCTCGAAGGCGACCCTGACCGTCGAGGTGGACTGCATGACGGCCAGCTCGAGCGGGGGCGAGGGCCGCACCCCGTCATCCGCTCGCCCGTCGCGGAGGAACCACAGCACGTGGTCTCCGGGGAGGCAGGCGGCCACGGCGAAGATGTCGGCCATTCCCCATGAGGTCGCCCAGGGCGCCACCCCGGTGACCCGGTAGCCGCCCGGAACCTCGGTGGCCCGAACGGCGGGCGACGCCCAGCGGAGGTAGGCGAACATCACGCCGGCGAGCGACCCGCCCGCGCACAGCGAGTCCAGCCACCGCGCCCGCAGCGCGGCATTGGGAGTCCGGGCAAGGAGCCGGACCGGGGTGTGATGCTGGGCCCAGACGAAGAAGGTGGCGCCGCACGCCCCAGCCAGGGCCTCTTGGACGGCGCGCACGACCGGCGGCGCTATCGGCGGGTGCCCGTCCGGCTGGGGGCCCGCCAGGCCGAACAGCCCGTTGTCGGCAAGGGCCTGCAGGTTCTCCTCGGGCACCCGCGCGGCCACATCGGTTTCCTGGGCGTGCGGGAACAGGGTCGAGGCGGCGACCGACCGGGCTGCCTGCACCAGGTCCCTCGGGCCAGGGTGATCGGCCGAAGGGTGCCCGGTCCGGTCGGCGGCCGCCACTACAGCGCGCCGAGCGCGAACCCGGCGCCGGCCGCGAGCAGCCCGGTCACGAGGCTTCCCACCACGTTGGCCAGGCCGAGCAGTAGGGCCCCGCTCTCGAGAAGCCCCACGGACTCGAAGCTGAACGTCGACAGCGTCGTGTAGCTGCCGAGGAAGCCGATGCCGATCACCACGGCAGCGGTCGAGGCCAGGCCGTGATAGAGGGCAAGACCGAGCACCACTCCGGCGAGAAAGGACCCGCTCGCGTTCACGAGGAGCGTGCCGAAGGGAAAGACCGAGTAGTGCCGGCGCGCCACGGCGCGATCGACGAGGTACCGGACGACCGCCCCGAGGGCCCCGGCGACGGCGACTCCGAGGTAGGTCATGAGCTCGGTGCGGCCCGTCCGACGTACTTGACGATGTCCACCTTCTCGCGAAGCACCAGCCCCTCGGTGATCAGCTCGTCCAGCTGCGGCAGGAAACCCTCGATGAGCTCGGACGTGTCGACGATGGTGATCAAGATCGGCAGATCGGCGCTGAGGCTCAGGATACGCGTGGTGTGAATGGCATTCGAGGCGCCATAGCCTTCGAAGCCGCGAAAGACCGTGGCCCCCGCCAGCCCCGCCTCGTGGGCTCGATGCACGATCTCGGTGTAGAGCGGCTTGTGCTGGTAGTGGTCGTTCTCCCCGATGAAGATGCTCAGCTGCTCACCGGTTCCTTCGAGTCTCATGGCTTCCTCCCGCTCGGGCCGGCCACGCTCGACCGGCAGCCATACCGCCGACGACGGAAAGCAGGCCGGCCACCACGGTCACCAGGGCGTACGTCGCGGCCATCCCCACGGCTCCGTCTCGGACAAGCAGGACGGCCTCGACCGTCCACGTCGAGAACGTCGTGTACGCACCGAGAAACCCTATGGCGAGGAAGGCCCGCAGGTACGGTGTAGGCCGCACGCGCTCGGCAAGGAGCGTGTACACGAGCCCGAGGAGGAACGCCCCGGACACGTTGATGCCCAACGTGGGCCATGGGAACGCATCGCGGCCGACGTCGCCTCCGAGCTCGATGCCGTAGCGGGACAGTGCCCCCAGGGCCCCGCCCGAGGCCACCGCGAGGATCACGGCAGGGTCGGCCCTCCTCACCCCGTCAGCGCCGGCTCCGGCGGTCCTCCATGCGCCGACGGATCACGGCGCGTCGGGCCTGGAGCTCGCGGTGGGTGAGGCCCCCGACGTCGGAGGTCAGACCCATCGAGGCCCGCACCCCGTCGAGGTCCACCGGGACCGTGCGCGGATCGATGCCCACGTCCCGCGCGATGCGGTCGCCGTGGTGGGTGGCGAAGTAGGTCGCCAGGTAGGTGATCTCGGCGAAGAGGTCGACGTCGGGCGCCAGGTTGGCCATGGCGGCGTCGAGAAAGAGCATGTTCTTGACGAACAGCATGAGCTCCTTCGGCATGCGGGCGCCGTAGCTGAGCAGGGCCTTGGTCAGCTCCCGGATCTCGCCGATCAGCTCCTCGGCGGACATGTTCGTCGGGTCCTTGACGGGGTCGTCGATGCCGAGGTCCCTGATGACGCCGTCGACGTCGACGTCCCTGGGCAGGGCGCCCATGTCGCGCAGGGCCTCGATCTGGAGGTGCACGTCGTTGGTCGTGCCCCCCATCAGCAGACGTAGGAAAGCCAGCCGTTGGGGCTCGTCGAGGCGTCCGGTGATGCCGTAGTCCAGCAGGGCGACGCGGCCTCCGGGTTGGACGAACATGTTGCCGCCATGGAGGTCGCCGTGGAACACGCCGAACAGGATCGCTCCCTCCATGAAGGCGATGAGCGAGGCCCGCACCACCGCCGACGTGTCGATCCCAGCAGCGCGCATCCCCGCCACGTCGTCCCATCCGAAGCCCGCCAGTCGCTCCATCACGAGGACCCGCCGGGTCACCAGACGGGGGTGAGGGCGGGGCACCACCAGGGCCCGCTGGTCGGTCTCGGCCAGTATGCGGGCGATGTCGAGCATGTTGTCGGCCTCGAGGCGGAAGTCCAGCTCCTCGACGATGGTCTCCGCGAACAGCTCGATGAGAGCGGGAGGATTGGCCAGGGCGGTCACCGGGATGCGGCCGACAAGGGTAGGGGCGATCCAGCTCATGGCGGCCAGATCCCGCCGGACGAGCCCGCTCACCTGGGCTCGCTGGACCTTCACGACCACCGGCTCGCCCGTGAGCAGCCTGG
The sequence above is drawn from the Acidimicrobiales bacterium genome and encodes:
- a CDS encoding AarF/UbiB family protein, giving the protein MTVPTSRPADLDFGAFTEDGPWVIDLHDLPWRAGVDRIRTRTRAEVPQLLRRRRLPPGRRVVRVGSQLGRAVAGWYLVERRRSQAESRAGLSRRLRIAFEELGPTYIKLGQILSSGQGIFPEELVAEFRLCRDQVPAEPFAAVRQTVETDLGRPLDSVFAEFDETPVAAASIAQVHGARLLTGEPVVVKVQRAQVSGLVRRDLAAMSWIAPTLVGRIPVTALANPPALIELFAETIVEELDFRLEADNMLDIARILAETDQRALVVPRPHPRLVTRRVLVMERLAGFGWDDVAGMRAAGIDTSAVVRASLIAFMEGAILFGVFHGDLHGGNMFVQPGGRVALLDYGITGRLDEPQRLAFLRLLMGGTTNDVHLQIEALRDMGALPRDVDVDGVIRDLGIDDPVKDPTNMSAEELIGEIRELTKALLSYGARMPKELMLFVKNMLFLDAAMANLAPDVDLFAEITYLATYFATHHGDRIARDVGIDPRTVPVDLDGVRASMGLTSDVGGLTHRELQARRAVIRRRMEDRRSRR
- a CDS encoding acyl-CoA dehydrogenase family protein, whose product is MQAARSVAASTLFPHAQETDVAARVPEENLQALADNGLFGLAGPQPDGHPPIAPPVVRAVQEALAGACGATFFVWAQHHTPVRLLARTPNAALRARWLDSLCAGGSLAGVMFAYLRWASPAVRATEVPGGYRVTGVAPWATSWGMADIFAVAACLPGDHVLWFLRDGRADDGVRPSPPLELAVMQSTSTVRVAFEDLFVPDEEVLLVEPLETWRREDRVTTSQPSPAALGVAGTSCRLLAEAAAQRRDHTTTETAGALETELAGSRQGAYELADAPMPEQPGPAFDAHLARLVEARVSNLEIAQKASRALVTALGGGAIARTHPAQRLAREALFYVVQAQTDSIRRASLTRLTGDHPRSA
- a CDS encoding CrcB family protein; the encoded protein is MRRADPAVILAVASGGALGALSRYGIELGGDVGRDAFPWPTLGINVSGAFLLGLVYTLLAERVRPTPYLRAFLAIGFLGAYTTFSTWTVEAVLLVRDGAVGMAATYALVTVVAGLLSVVGGMAAGRAWPARAGGSHETRRNR
- a CDS encoding CrcB family protein; translation: MTYLGVAVAGALGAVVRYLVDRAVARRHYSVFPFGTLLVNASGSFLAGVVLGLALYHGLASTAAVVIGIGFLGSYTTLSTFSFESVGLLESGALLLGLANVVGSLVTGLLAAGAGFALGAL
- a CDS encoding DUF190 domain-containing protein; the protein is MRLEGTGEQLSIFIGENDHYQHKPLYTEIVHRAHEAGLAGATVFRGFEGYGASNAIHTTRILSLSADLPILITIVDTSELIEGFLPQLDELITEGLVLREKVDIVKYVGRAAPSS